Below is a genomic region from Halostella litorea.
CCGACAGCTCCTCGACGACGGTGCCGACCGGCGGCCGGTAGACGCCGCCCTGCGCGTCGGCGTACCACGCGCCGTTGAGCCGGCCGATCTCCGCGACGGCGTCGCCGAACGCGGCCAGCCGCCCCTCCGCGGCCGCCGGGAGCAGCCGGCGCGAGACGACGCCGCTGACCTCGTCCGCGACCGCGGGGTCGGCGCGCTCGACCACCGCGCGCATGCTCGCCTCCTCCTCGTCGCCGCTCCGGCCGGGGTCGGCGTCCGGGAGCGCGAGGACGAACCGCCAGTCCTCGGGGAGCTCGTGGCGCGCGACGACCGCGGGGACCCGCCACTCGCCGTCCGCCGGGCGGTCCGTGGTGAACCGCGCGGTCGGGTGGCCGGCGTCGACGACGAACCCGCCGCGCTCGAAGCCGGCGACGCCGACGCCGCTCCGGCCGGCCCGGCCCAGTGCCGGCGCGGCCTCGCGGACGTCCGGCTCGACGCCGTTTGCCCGCGCGACGGCCGCGTAGACGGCCAGCGCGAGCTGCGTCCCGCTCCCGAGGCCGACGTGGCGCGGCAGGCGCTCCTCGACGGAGACGGCCGCACCGGGGACGCCGAGCACCGCCGCGGCGCGCTCCGCGTACTCGCGGGCGGCGGCGTCGTCGGCCGTCACCCCGTCGGCGGGCGTCGCCGCGACGCGGAGCCGCGGCTCGGTCAGCGCGACCCCGAAGCTGCCGTACAGCCGCTCGTGGGCCAGCGAGAGGTTGCCGAAGCCGAAGTGGAGCCGCGCCGCCGTCTCGACAGTCGCCATTGTCGGCGTTACGCGGAACGGGGGGTTTTGGGTTTCGGCACTGGCAACGCTGTCCCGGGCCGGCCCCGTGGCGAGCCTTCCGGCGCACACGTTCGGGCGGGGGCAACGCTTGTGGCCGAGCAGACGGCTTAAGCCGCCGCGCCGCAATGCCCGAGTATGAGCCAGGAGCAAGCGCCGCGCGGCGAGGCCGACGAGGAGTCGCCCGCCGGCGGGGAGAAGGACCCGAACCTGCGAAGCAGCGAAGTGACCGAGGGACCGGAGCACGCGCCCCACCGCGCCATGTTCCGCGCGATGGGGTACGACGACGCGGACCTGTCGTCGCCGATGATCGGCGTCGCCAACCCCGCCGCCGACATCACGCCGTGTAACGTCCACCTCGACGACCTCGCCGAGGCGGCCTACGACGGCGTCGACGACGCGGAGGGGATGCCCATCGAGTTCGGCACGATCACCATCTCCGACGCCATCTCGATGGGCACCGA
It encodes:
- a CDS encoding beta-ribofuranosylaminobenzene 5'-phosphate synthase family protein, with amino-acid sequence MATVETAARLHFGFGNLSLAHERLYGSFGVALTEPRLRVAATPADGVTADDAAAREYAERAAAVLGVPGAAVSVEERLPRHVGLGSGTQLALAVYAAVARANGVEPDVREAAPALGRAGRSGVGVAGFERGGFVVDAGHPTARFTTDRPADGEWRVPAVVARHELPEDWRFVLALPDADPGRSGDEEEASMRAVVERADPAVADEVSGVVSRRLLPAAAEGRLAAFGDAVAEIGRLNGAWYADAQGGVYRPPVGTVVEELSACPAVAGAGQSSWGPTVYGLTDAAGVDAAREAARDALAAAGVDGDVLAARVRNDGATVRGSANRRDPDAAGRG